One window of the Candidatus Korarchaeum sp. genome contains the following:
- a CDS encoding peptidase dimerization domain-containing protein: MIVGEPTNTVGVAIEYRGGAKLILRCRASGGHSSSPGDSVIEKLISCLERIQGSLKGIEGVSSRVTVMRGGEYENVLPRRAECTLDLRFSVGHSLQEILERIEIEDGCDIILKGSVGPVSVRPTDPVPRALTRAIITSRAKPILLRKLGSSDMNHISNYVRSCAAYGSGDSSLAHTDRERIQLKDLEFSVAVYRKAIEILSDSFNSIEATHSNF, encoded by the coding sequence GTGATAGTGGGCGAGCCCACGAATACAGTGGGAGTAGCGATAGAGTATAGAGGAGGGGCCAAGCTCATTCTGAGGTGCAGAGCGAGCGGAGGGCACTCCTCATCCCCCGGGGATTCGGTCATAGAGAAGCTGATCTCGTGCTTGGAGAGGATTCAGGGGAGCTTGAAGGGGATAGAGGGGGTCAGCTCTAGGGTGACTGTGATGAGGGGAGGGGAGTATGAGAACGTGCTGCCTAGGAGAGCTGAGTGCACTCTGGATCTGAGGTTCTCAGTGGGCCACTCACTCCAGGAGATCCTAGAGCGGATTGAAATCGAGGATGGATGCGATATAATCCTGAAGGGATCCGTGGGTCCTGTCTCGGTCAGGCCGACGGATCCTGTCCCGAGGGCCTTAACTAGAGCTATAATAACTTCTAGAGCTAAACCCATCCTACTCAGGAAGCTTGGATCGAGCGATATGAATCATATTTCGAATTACGTGAGGAGCTGCGCAGCTTACGGTTCCGGGGATTCATCTTTAGCTCACACGGACAGGGAGAGAATTCAATTGAAGGATCTGGAGTTCTCAGTAGCTGTTTATAGGAAAGCGATAGAGATACTGAGCGATTCCTTCAACTCAATCGAAGCTACTCACAGCAATTTTTGA
- a CDS encoding M20/M25/M40 family metallo-hydrolase, translating to MHHAARSLRYCTREIESQCPERTVSGRGAVDAKGPLAAMLVAASLSERPVRVAAVVGEEGDSRGVRELLRGSCPLT from the coding sequence TTGCATCATGCTGCTCGGTCACTAAGGTACTGTACCCGGGAAATTGAGAGTCAGTGTCCGGAAAGGACAGTATCCGGAAGAGGGGCTGTTGATGCTAAGGGCCCTCTGGCCGCGATGCTGGTAGCGGCCTCTTTATCTGAGAGGCCCGTGAGAGTCGCCGCTGTAGTGGGGGAGGAGGGAGATAGCAGGGGAGTCAGGGAGCTATTGAGGGGGAGCTGCCCCCTCACGTGA
- a CDS encoding acylphosphatase: MKRVVIIAKGEVQGVGYRDEVERIARKLGLTGYVENLKPYDVKIVAEGDEERLKQFIELVKIQKFPIFVENLEVTWQEATGEFSFFEIRRGDWTEELFERLDAAGRLLCRNVELSEKAVELGEKNLKLSEKAVELGEKNLKLSERAVALSEKAVELGEKNLKLGRAILKAIREESEKTREEIRLLRGDLREYIQENLKEIRDRIVEIEKALKRAGIM, encoded by the coding sequence ATGAAGAGAGTAGTGATCATAGCGAAGGGAGAGGTTCAGGGGGTCGGCTACAGGGATGAAGTGGAGAGGATCGCTAGGAAGCTGGGCCTCACTGGCTACGTTGAGAACCTGAAGCCTTACGATGTTAAGATAGTAGCGGAGGGAGATGAGGAGAGGCTTAAACAGTTCATCGAATTGGTGAAGATACAGAAGTTCCCCATATTCGTTGAGAATCTCGAAGTTACCTGGCAGGAGGCGACAGGGGAATTCAGCTTCTTCGAAATAAGGAGAGGGGATTGGACGGAGGAGCTCTTCGAGAGGCTGGACGCAGCTGGGAGGCTCCTCTGTAGGAACGTGGAGCTGAGCGAGAAAGCTGTTGAGTTAGGGGAAAAGAACTTGAAGCTGAGTGAAAAAGCTGTGGAGTTAGGAGAGAAGAATTTGAAGTTAAGCGAGAGGGCAGTAGCACTGAGCGAGAAAGCGGTTGAGTTGGGAGAGAAGAATTTAAAGCTGGGGAGGGCGATTCTGAAGGCGATAAGGGAGGAATCTGAGAAGACGAGGGAGGAGATAAGGTTACTTAGAGGTGATCTCAGGGAGTACATACAGGAGAACCTCAAGGAGATACGGGATAGGATAGTAGAGATAGAGAAGGCGCTTAAGAGGGCCGGGATAATGTGA
- a CDS encoding MFS transporter, with the protein MSSRNVSVLSITSFAIDVAFSSWWMILPLYLERLGASVAEVGISFSLVNVAWALSQLPGGLLSDRFGRKVIILLSTSTFIPFFISMLLLKDWLSVALAVAISSFFAGLQNPSFSSMIAESSEKLGVARAFGFYNFLMNLGWAVGPLLGSFIISSYGFDPLFILGIVVSLSCLAARAALLKEPPKIEESSSFGLTLIPLLISLSVFQLANGIISPLIPIYAEKLMYFSLEEIERMFFSAQLLTSIASIAAGSLIMRIGGLRGLILSFVSSGIFSLLWIFSRAYAAFILISLYYIALFSLAEVSFGTAISELTARDRRATAFGTVTILTGLSHSAGSYLGGILWEVSGPEVPFFLASSIMLLSSIPLRALSNATPPPRCTTSPSSLS; encoded by the coding sequence GTGAGCTCTAGGAACGTATCGGTGCTCTCAATAACTTCCTTCGCGATAGATGTAGCTTTTAGCTCGTGGTGGATGATCCTCCCCCTCTACTTGGAGAGGCTGGGGGCCAGCGTAGCAGAAGTTGGGATTAGCTTCTCCCTGGTAAATGTGGCCTGGGCCCTCTCCCAACTACCCGGAGGCCTCCTCTCGGATAGATTCGGGAGGAAGGTAATTATCTTGCTATCGACATCTACATTCATACCTTTCTTCATCTCAATGCTCCTGCTCAAGGACTGGCTCTCAGTCGCCTTAGCAGTAGCTATATCCTCCTTCTTCGCCGGCCTCCAGAACCCATCCTTCAGCTCGATGATAGCTGAGTCCTCGGAGAAGCTGGGAGTAGCTAGAGCATTCGGGTTCTACAACTTCCTCATGAACCTGGGCTGGGCTGTCGGTCCCCTCCTGGGATCCTTCATAATCTCATCCTATGGATTCGACCCCCTCTTCATACTAGGGATAGTGGTGAGCCTCTCCTGTCTCGCAGCTAGAGCTGCACTGCTTAAGGAACCCCCTAAAATAGAGGAGAGTTCCAGCTTCGGATTGACTCTCATACCCCTCCTCATCTCCCTCTCAGTGTTCCAATTAGCCAATGGGATAATCTCCCCCCTAATACCCATCTACGCTGAGAAGCTCATGTACTTCTCTTTAGAGGAGATAGAGAGGATGTTCTTCTCAGCTCAGCTCCTTACATCGATCGCGAGCATCGCCGCGGGCTCCCTCATCATGAGAATAGGGGGATTGAGGGGCTTAATACTATCTTTCGTCTCCTCAGGCATCTTCTCCCTGCTATGGATCTTCTCAAGAGCTTACGCTGCATTCATCCTGATCTCGCTATACTACATAGCTCTCTTCTCCTTAGCTGAAGTCTCCTTCGGCACTGCGATCAGTGAGCTCACAGCTAGGGATAGGAGAGCAACTGCCTTCGGTACCGTCACTATCCTCACGGGCTTATCTCACTCAGCCGGCTCATATTTAGGCGGGATCCTCTGGGAGGTATCTGGGCCCGAGGTACCATTCTTCCTAGCTTCATCAATAATGCTTCTCTCTTCCATACCCCTCAGAGCACTCTCTAATGCCACTCCTCCACCTCGTTGTACCACTTCTCCTTCGTCCCTATCTTAG
- a CDS encoding metallophosphoesterase, producing the protein MTRILFVTDVHGSEYVFRKFVNAIPIYKADVGILLGDLSGKLLIPIVRNPDNTYVSTFFGGTYKFKEKELDDVKRRISIAGYYPIIVTKEELDEIERNHELKDRLFIENIKARLRSWIKLAEERLRDKNVKIFISAGNDDPMEIEEVLNESDFVINAGMKKVWVDEHHEMITLPYSNPTPWNTPREVPEEKLEEMIEDLVKKIENIENSIFNFHVPPYDSGLDLAPKLSKDLTPSVSEMVPVGSLAVRRAIEKYQPMMGLHGHIHESKGFCNIGRTICFNPGSEYGEGILKGVLIDIERGKVKRYSFVSG; encoded by the coding sequence ATGACCAGGATACTCTTCGTGACGGATGTCCACGGCTCTGAGTATGTATTCAGGAAATTCGTAAACGCGATCCCTATATACAAAGCTGACGTAGGCATACTCCTCGGGGACTTATCTGGTAAGCTCCTAATACCTATAGTGAGGAACCCCGATAACACTTACGTGAGCACTTTCTTCGGGGGGACTTACAAGTTCAAGGAGAAGGAGCTTGATGATGTCAAGAGGAGGATCTCTATAGCAGGCTATTACCCGATAATCGTGACTAAGGAGGAGTTGGATGAGATAGAGAGGAACCATGAGCTTAAGGATAGGCTCTTCATCGAGAACATAAAGGCTAGGTTGAGGAGCTGGATCAAGCTAGCTGAGGAGAGGTTGAGGGATAAGAATGTGAAGATATTCATATCGGCTGGGAACGATGACCCGATGGAGATAGAGGAAGTCCTGAATGAGAGCGATTTCGTGATAAACGCTGGGATGAAGAAGGTCTGGGTCGATGAGCACCATGAGATGATAACGCTCCCTTACTCCAACCCGACCCCCTGGAACACGCCTAGGGAGGTCCCAGAGGAGAAGCTCGAGGAAATGATAGAGGATCTAGTCAAGAAGATAGAGAATATCGAGAACTCTATATTCAACTTCCACGTCCCTCCATACGATTCGGGCTTAGATCTAGCCCCAAAGCTCTCTAAGGATTTAACGCCTTCCGTCAGCGAGATGGTACCCGTCGGCAGCTTAGCAGTGAGGAGAGCTATAGAGAAGTACCAGCCGATGATGGGGCTCCACGGTCATATACACGAATCCAAGGGATTCTGCAACATAGGGAGGACCATATGCTTCAACCCCGGGAGTGAGTACGGTGAGGGGATACTCAAGGGAGTTCTGATAGATATAGAGAGGGGGAAAGTCAAGAGGTATTCATTCGTGTCCGGGTGA
- a CDS encoding APC family permease — protein sequence MSGEGSSGIVPKEVFARRASGLVREASLIDAFAFGFLNQGPAVAIWTLLSWGIWLFPSGDLLNSIWIATFFGVFGAALTWGVLGASMPRSGGSYVYNTRILHPAIGMAVSFAEYFVWWLWGIILAPWVADPGLTTLFGMLEMHEAAEWCASPLGMFIIATIVNFLGYLFTFYGLRWYLWHQRTMMVLSIIFLVIVGIILGMHSHEEFVAAWNAMAAQYNSLDYEGMIRAAMETDPRVFAPTAAVVTGTLGLVVVNAWWARYGLDLNVMAGEIKRPQRNIMIAQISSVIAPAIFVLAFAVLFPSVVGRDFMYALSVADNVGLDGYNMPFPPNFMGVTRVFLDLSNPLHYALAIMAALSFIVCDYMYIPLGYVAASRIAVAWGMDRMGPKWFSEVNPKWASPVKNLTFFFIASELGIALYCFGGAGPISSLDCPATEGISLWGVTAIGALIFPFVKKVRSIWETSPYRNWRIGPLHIVTITAAIDLINVAIIEYFYYTTPELEGITPEGLIAFLFVWTGGMLWWAYWRWKNKKEGIDIDLAWKELPPE from the coding sequence ATGTCAGGAGAGGGATCTAGTGGAATTGTTCCAAAGGAGGTTTTCGCGAGGAGGGCGAGCGGTCTAGTAAGGGAAGCCAGCCTTATAGATGCCTTCGCTTTCGGCTTCCTCAATCAGGGACCAGCTGTCGCTATATGGACATTGCTGAGCTGGGGGATATGGCTCTTCCCATCCGGGGATCTGCTGAACTCGATATGGATAGCGACTTTCTTCGGCGTCTTCGGAGCCGCCCTGACTTGGGGAGTCTTAGGGGCATCTATGCCAAGGAGTGGAGGTAGCTACGTCTACAATACGAGGATACTGCATCCAGCGATAGGGATGGCAGTCAGCTTCGCTGAATACTTCGTCTGGTGGCTCTGGGGGATAATATTAGCTCCTTGGGTAGCTGACCCCGGATTAACGACTCTCTTCGGTATGCTCGAGATGCATGAAGCGGCTGAGTGGTGCGCCTCCCCACTGGGTATGTTCATAATAGCTACTATAGTGAACTTCCTGGGCTATCTATTCACTTTCTATGGCTTGAGATGGTACCTCTGGCATCAGAGGACGATGATGGTCCTCTCCATAATATTCCTAGTTATCGTAGGTATCATACTGGGCATGCACTCGCACGAGGAGTTCGTGGCAGCTTGGAATGCTATGGCAGCTCAGTACAATTCTCTAGATTATGAGGGTATGATAAGAGCAGCTATGGAGACTGATCCGAGGGTGTTCGCTCCTACAGCAGCCGTAGTCACGGGGACCCTCGGCTTAGTTGTAGTGAACGCTTGGTGGGCTAGGTACGGTCTTGATCTGAACGTCATGGCTGGAGAGATAAAGAGGCCCCAGAGGAACATAATGATAGCTCAGATAAGCTCCGTAATTGCCCCGGCTATATTCGTCCTTGCGTTCGCGGTGCTCTTCCCGAGCGTCGTAGGAAGGGACTTCATGTACGCTCTCTCAGTAGCTGATAACGTGGGGCTCGATGGTTACAACATGCCCTTCCCGCCTAACTTCATGGGAGTGACTAGGGTCTTCCTAGATCTATCTAACCCGCTGCACTACGCTCTAGCTATAATGGCTGCCCTCAGTTTCATAGTATGCGATTACATGTACATCCCTCTGGGTTACGTGGCTGCCAGCAGGATAGCTGTAGCTTGGGGTATGGACAGGATGGGGCCCAAGTGGTTCTCCGAAGTGAATCCAAAGTGGGCATCACCCGTGAAGAACTTGACTTTCTTCTTCATAGCCTCCGAGCTAGGGATAGCTCTGTACTGCTTCGGAGGGGCTGGTCCGATATCCTCACTGGACTGCCCGGCTACGGAGGGCATCTCCTTGTGGGGAGTTACTGCAATAGGTGCTCTCATATTCCCATTCGTCAAGAAGGTCAGATCGATATGGGAGACCTCGCCCTATAGGAACTGGAGGATAGGGCCCCTGCACATAGTGACGATAACTGCCGCAATAGATCTGATAAACGTCGCGATAATAGAGTACTTCTACTACACGACGCCCGAGCTAGAAGGTATAACTCCAGAGGGACTGATAGCCTTCTTATTCGTTTGGACTGGCGGTATGCTCTGGTGGGCATATTGGAGGTGGAAGAACAAGAAGGAGGGCATAGATATAGATCTCGCATGGAAGGAGCTCCCTCCAGAGTGA